In Acidimicrobiales bacterium, one genomic interval encodes:
- a CDS encoding ABC transporter ATP-binding protein encodes MALLEMDAVVKRYRRGGEDVVALGGVDLAVEPGELVALVGPSGSGKSTLLQIAGGLDLPDTGRVVVDGRDLAELSVAERARARRRQIGFVFQFFHLLPTLSVAENVELPLLLDRRRNRGARVRGLLERVGIDHRAGHLPAELSGGEMQRAAIARALVGEPELLLADEPTGNLDSATGADVLELLAGVVDEAGTTLVMVTHDEAAAARADRVLHLRDGRLVDTHADARADAGKQGGG; translated from the coding sequence TTGGCGCTGCTGGAGATGGATGCGGTCGTGAAGCGCTACCGCCGGGGCGGCGAGGACGTCGTGGCGCTCGGCGGCGTCGACCTGGCCGTGGAGCCTGGTGAGCTCGTCGCGCTCGTGGGACCGTCGGGGTCGGGCAAGTCGACGCTGCTGCAGATCGCGGGCGGGCTCGACCTCCCCGACACGGGCCGGGTGGTGGTCGACGGGCGTGATCTGGCCGAGCTGTCGGTGGCCGAGCGGGCCCGGGCGCGGCGTCGCCAGATCGGCTTCGTGTTTCAGTTCTTCCACCTCCTGCCGACGCTCAGCGTGGCCGAGAACGTGGAGCTTCCGCTTTTGCTGGACCGACGCCGCAACCGCGGAGCGCGCGTGCGCGGGCTGCTGGAGCGCGTGGGGATCGACCACCGGGCCGGGCACCTGCCGGCCGAGCTGTCCGGCGGTGAGATGCAGCGGGCCGCCATCGCCCGTGCCCTGGTCGGGGAGCCGGAACTGCTGCTCGCGGACGAGCCGACCGGCAACCTCGACTCGGCGACCGGCGCGGACGTGCTGGAGCTCCTCGCCGGGGTCGTGGACGAGGCCGGCACCACGCTGGTGATGGTCACCCACGACGAGGCCGCCGCGGCCCGGGCCGACCGGGTGCTCCACCTGCGGGACGGTCGCCTCGTCGACACCCACGCCGACGCCCGTGCCGACGCCGGCAAGCAGGGCGGCGGGTGA